The following proteins are co-located in the Microbacterium sp. SORGH_AS_0888 genome:
- a CDS encoding low molecular weight protein-tyrosine-phosphatase, giving the protein MSAPETFRIVFVCTGNICRSPMAEIVFRNLADAAGLGTRVRSTSSGTGDWHVGERADERTIRALAARGYDGSAHRARQFSLADFEGNDLIVALDRSHERILREWAPTESDADKIVLLRGFDPAAGDQLDVPDPYYAGPEMFDEVLGMIESASRSLFRQLEPAIRLTA; this is encoded by the coding sequence ATGAGCGCACCCGAGACGTTCCGCATCGTGTTCGTGTGCACGGGCAACATCTGCCGGTCCCCCATGGCCGAGATCGTGTTCCGCAACCTCGCCGATGCCGCGGGCCTGGGCACCCGTGTGCGCTCGACGAGCTCCGGCACGGGCGACTGGCACGTCGGCGAGCGCGCGGACGAGCGCACGATCCGGGCGCTGGCGGCGCGCGGCTACGACGGCTCGGCCCACCGCGCACGGCAGTTCTCCCTGGCCGACTTCGAGGGCAACGACCTCATCGTCGCCCTCGACCGCTCCCACGAACGGATCCTCCGCGAGTGGGCGCCGACCGAGTCGGACGCCGACAAGATCGTCCTGCTGCGCGGGTTCGATCCGGCGGCCGGCGACCAGCTCGACGTCCCGGACCCCTACTACGCCGGTCCCGAGATGTTCGACGAGGTGCTCGGTATGATCGAGAGCGCGAGCCGGTCGCTCTTCCGGCAACTCGAACCCGCCATCCGTCTCACGGCGTAG
- the purB gene encoding adenylosuccinate lyase: MTSFPVQPLSPLDGRYRPAVAALGEFLSEAGLNRARVEVEVEWLIALTDRAVFGSTPLTDTEKESLRRLYRDFGQAEITWLAEREAVTRHDVKAVEYLVRDRLSELGLDAIAELTHFACTSEDINSAAYALTVKRAVTEVWLPKLHEVIAALRALAEEHRDAAMLARTHGQPATPTTMGKELAVFAWRLERVAHQVAASDFLAKFSGATGTWSAHLAADPELDWPALSRSFIEGLGLGFNELTTQIESHDWQVELYDRARHAGGILHNLATDVWTYISLGYFSQIPVAGATGSSTMPHKINPIRFENAEANLEIAGGLFVTLAATLVTSRMQRDLTDSTTQRNIGVAFGHSLLALDNLLRGLGEISLAREVLLDDLDHNWEVLAEAIQTVVRAEVVAGRSTISDPYALLKELTRGRRVGAPELAEFVAGLEIGDAAKQRLLALTPATYTGLAARLVADA; this comes from the coding sequence GTGACGAGCTTTCCCGTCCAGCCGCTCAGCCCCCTCGACGGCCGCTACCGGCCGGCGGTCGCAGCCCTCGGCGAGTTCCTGTCCGAGGCCGGCCTCAACCGCGCCCGCGTGGAGGTGGAGGTCGAGTGGCTCATCGCCCTCACCGACCGGGCGGTCTTCGGCTCGACGCCGCTGACCGACACCGAGAAGGAGTCGCTGCGGCGCCTCTACCGCGACTTCGGACAGGCCGAGATCACCTGGCTCGCGGAACGGGAGGCCGTCACGCGGCATGACGTGAAGGCCGTCGAGTACCTCGTACGCGACCGGCTGAGCGAGCTCGGGCTCGACGCGATCGCCGAGCTCACCCACTTCGCCTGCACGAGCGAGGACATCAACTCCGCCGCCTACGCGCTCACGGTCAAGCGCGCCGTGACCGAGGTGTGGCTGCCCAAGCTCCACGAGGTGATCGCGGCCCTCCGCGCGCTCGCGGAGGAGCACCGGGACGCCGCCATGCTGGCCCGCACGCACGGTCAGCCCGCCACCCCCACCACGATGGGCAAGGAGCTCGCCGTGTTCGCGTGGCGGCTGGAGCGGGTGGCCCACCAGGTCGCGGCCTCGGACTTCCTGGCGAAGTTCTCCGGCGCGACAGGCACCTGGTCCGCGCACCTCGCCGCCGACCCCGAGCTGGACTGGCCCGCTCTCTCACGATCCTTCATCGAGGGGCTCGGGCTCGGCTTCAACGAGCTGACGACCCAGATCGAGTCGCACGACTGGCAGGTCGAGCTGTACGACCGCGCGCGCCACGCGGGCGGCATCCTGCACAATCTCGCGACGGATGTCTGGACCTACATCTCGCTCGGCTACTTCTCGCAGATCCCGGTCGCCGGCGCGACCGGCTCCTCGACCATGCCGCACAAGATCAATCCCATCCGGTTCGAGAACGCGGAGGCCAACCTCGAGATCGCGGGCGGCCTGTTCGTGACCCTCGCCGCGACCCTCGTGACGTCGCGGATGCAGCGCGACCTCACCGACTCCACGACGCAGCGCAACATCGGCGTGGCGTTCGGCCACTCGCTGCTCGCGCTCGACAACCTGCTCCGAGGCCTCGGCGAGATCTCGCTCGCGCGCGAGGTGCTCCTCGACGACCTCGACCACAACTGGGAGGTGCTGGCCGAGGCGATCCAGACCGTGGTGCGCGCCGAGGTCGTCGCCGGGCGCTCGACCATCTCCGACCCCTACGCGCTGCTCAAGGAGCTCACGCGCGGCCGCCGGGTGGGAGCGCCCGAGCTCGCGGAGTTCGTAGCAGGACTGGAGATCGGGGATGCGGCCAAGCAGCGGCTGCTCGCCCTCACCCCCGCGACCTACACCGGCCTCGCGGCCCGGCTGGTGGCCGACGCCTGA